From the genome of Thunnus thynnus chromosome 1, fThuThy2.1, whole genome shotgun sequence, one region includes:
- the uqcrfs1 gene encoding cytochrome b-c1 complex subunit Rieske, mitochondrial, with translation MMSIATRSGAFSPYMQATAFAVAGPLKALIPGVVVKGETVLLNPKKQFLCRESLNGQSPKTGPAVTVSINACAGVRFAHTDVRIPDFSDYRRPEVQDPNKSSQESSESRRTFSYLVTGATTVMGVYAAKTVVSQFVSSMSASADVLAMSKIQIKLSDIPEGNNMTFKWRGKPLFVRHRTEKEIATEAAVNIAELRDPEHDKDRVINPSWVIVLGVCTHLGCVPIANAGDFGGYYCPCHGSHYDASGRIRKGPAPLNLEVPYYEFPDDDTVIVG, from the exons ATGATGTCCATCGCCACCCGTTCAGGGGCTTTCTCCCCTTACATGCAGGCTACAGCTTTTGCAGTGGCTGGTCCACTGAAAGCCCTGATACCTGGTGTTGTTGTAAAGGGAGAGACGGTTTTGTTGAACCCGAAAAAACAATTCCTGTGCCGCGAATCGCTAAATGGTCAAAGCCCAAAGACGGGGCCTGCCGTAACCGTTAGCATCAATG cctGTGCAGGAGTCCGATTTGCCCACACAGATGTCAGGATACCAGACTTCTCTGACTATAGGCGCCCAGAGGTGCAAGACCCCAATAAGTCCTCCCAAGAGAGCAGCGAATCCAGAAGAACCTTCTCCTACCTGGTCACCGGTGCCACAACTGTTATGGGCGTCTACGCCGCCAAGACAGTGGTCTCTCAGTTTGTCTCCTCCATGAGCGCCTCAGCTGACGTCCTGGCCATGTCGAAGATCCAAATCAAGCTGAGCGACATCCCTGAAGGCAACAACATGACCTTCAAGTGGAGAGGCAAACCGCTGTTCGTCCGTCACCGCACAGAGAAGGAGATCGCCACGGAGGCTGCCGTCAACATCGCTGAGCTGCGTGACCCTGAGCACGACAAGGACCGGGTCATCAACCCCAGCTGGGTCATCGTCCTCGGGGTGTGCACACATCTGGGTTGTGTGCCCATTGCCAACGCTGGCGACTTCGGCGGTTACTACTGCCCCTGCCACGGCTCCCACTACGATGCATCAGGCCGCATCAGGAAAGGCCCCGCCCCCCTCAACCTGGAGGTCCCCTACTACGAGTTCCCAGACGATGACACCGTGATTGTTGGATAA